One region of Primulina tabacum isolate GXHZ01 chromosome 17, ASM2559414v2, whole genome shotgun sequence genomic DNA includes:
- the LOC142531915 gene encoding casparian strip membrane protein 1-like produces the protein MFKKEKESAPAQETGEALKNDAAPKAANGRGKTILDLIMRIFAMIGTLSSAIAVGRTGQTLPHFSGFLQFSAAYTNLPTFTFFVVANAIASAYLVLSLVLSIFHILKTGAKVTRAVLIILDLVILALLISGASAATAIVYLAHNGNPQVNWFAICQEYNAFCERVSGALVGSFLAILVLMLLISLSAVSLSKI, from the exons ATGTTTAAGAAAGAGAAGGAAAGTGCACCAGCGCAAGAAACCGGTGAGGCGCTCAAGAATGATGCTGCTCCAAAAGCTGCAAATGGTAGAGGAAAGACGATACTtgatttgatcatgagaatatTTGCTATGATTGGTACCTTGAGCAGCGCTATTGCTGTGGGACGAACTGGTCAAACTCTTCCACATTTCTCTGGGTTCCTTCAGTTCTCGGCTGCGTACACCAATCTTCCGACATTTAC GTTTTTCGTGGTTGCAAATGCAATAGCAAGTGCGTACCTGGTTCTTTCGCTCGTGCTATCCATATTCCACATTCTGAAGACTGGTGCAAAAGTAACCAGAGCAGTGTTAATCATACTTGACTTG GTGATACTGGCTCTTTTGATTTCTGGGGCATCTGCAGCGACAGCCATCGTGTATTTGGCTCACAATGGCAATCCTCAGGTCAACTGGTTTGCTATCTGCCAAGAGTACAACGCCTTCTGTGAGCGAGTGTCTGGCGCTTTAGTGGGATCCTTCTTAGCAATTCTCGTGCTTATGCTGTTGATATCATTGTCAGCTGTTTCCCTCTCTAAAATTTGA